One Thunnus thynnus chromosome 18, fThuThy2.1, whole genome shotgun sequence genomic region harbors:
- the mrps18a gene encoding 39S ribosomal protein S18a, mitochondrial: MATRSVLRSLWTSFAGLKLGVTGSNASALQRINVPQLSAFAIQSRGIRQVVENQEGKTTTIEGQILDIPAGPQPPNPAAKCPIYRWNLQHKYNYTDVLLLSQFIRSDGGMLPRRITGLCPEEHHKIAICVQMAHRAGLLPDHKPKLPEGHVSKKPKPQLNRYLTRWSIDSVKPIYKTGLKWCKKRMPVGHPVLKDNVRYGVKPVYTKH, encoded by the exons ATGGCAACTCGCAGTGTGTTGAGGTCTCTATGGACCTCCTTTGCGGGCTTAAAATTAGGTGTTACTGGCAGTAACGCGAGTGCTCTACAGAGGATAAACGTCCCCCAGCTGTCGGCTTTTGCCATTCAGAGCAGAGGAATCCGCCAAG TTGTGGAGAATCAAGAGGGGAAAACAACGACT ATTGAAGGACAAATATTGGACATACCAGCAGGACCACAGCCTCCAAACCCCGCAGCCAAGTGCCCCATCTACAGATGGAACCTGCAGCACAAATACAACTACACG GATGTCTTGCTGCTCAGTCAGTTCATCAGGTCAGATGGAGGGATGTTGCCTAGGAGAATAACTGGTCTCTGTCCAGAGGAACATCACAAGATTGCCATCTGTGTGCAGATGGCTCACAGAGCAG GTCTGCTTCCTGACCACAAACCCAAACTTCCAGAGGGCCATGTCTCAAAGAAGCCCAAGCCACAACTCAACAG ATACCTGACCCGCTGGTCCATTGACTCGGTGAAACCCATCTATAAAACAGGACTGAAGTGGTGTAAGAAGCGCATGCCTGTTGGCCACCCAGTACTCAAGGACAATGTGCGTTACGGCGTCAAACCTgtttacacaaaacactga